Proteins found in one Labrenzia sp. VG12 genomic segment:
- the tssG gene encoding type VI secretion system baseplate subunit TssG, with amino-acid sequence MSKQDDKDLLKDRKADDKTIVQFAGARTHVWPATDDEDTGAGEDQTEDAVEADPVSSPETEEGSDPPIESEARQEEPASNDIAQIPDDTIWSHTPEASAPTEDTSAAETIKADATEADTPELPEPAHHATDPFPASDPPSIADPSPQEPSSPETGSPPDADMDDEAREIAAAALSDAEQEPVEDNTAPPTEAPRIEVPVQQQFASLLAALSDRIEQHPGGHDLLAVLRMLEGQTAPGGASTGMDPKKADEPAPPRIGKSRRLMEDIVRFGQDPSSEFAPSTIERATRDADGGLVLLERFLGLLGPQGGLPAPYTDEAIMRGLRGDDSFPRFLDVFNNRFVQLFFRAWADARPIVQHDRPDDDRFLTYLGSPIGLGAPIYRDQDRIDDRLKLLYAGLTSSKTKSAVRLKALITGVFGVKVEVDQCVGTWLHLDRDDQLQLGGFGPGGAGQLGADTIVGAKVYSVSDKIRIRIFTRSLEEYRKFLPPTRTKPNPWTEKLFDLIDFYLGLEIEYEIELALPKRCASSVKMDRNNSATLGHIGWLKPATDSSPEEPEDEEEMLTDTRFRPVRRHTTVYQ; translated from the coding sequence ATGAGCAAGCAGGACGACAAGGACCTGCTCAAGGACCGGAAGGCGGACGACAAGACAATTGTCCAGTTTGCCGGCGCACGCACGCATGTCTGGCCGGCGACCGATGACGAAGATACCGGGGCTGGAGAAGACCAAACCGAAGACGCGGTGGAGGCAGACCCAGTTTCTTCGCCTGAGACCGAAGAGGGGTCGGATCCACCCATCGAGAGTGAAGCAAGGCAAGAGGAGCCAGCTTCCAATGACATCGCGCAAATACCCGATGACACGATCTGGTCGCACACGCCAGAAGCGTCAGCTCCGACCGAGGACACATCGGCAGCAGAGACGATTAAAGCGGACGCGACAGAAGCTGACACGCCCGAACTTCCAGAACCCGCGCATCATGCGACAGATCCTTTTCCCGCATCTGATCCACCATCGATCGCTGACCCCAGCCCGCAAGAACCCTCTTCCCCCGAAACGGGCTCTCCACCTGACGCGGACATGGATGACGAGGCCAGGGAAATCGCCGCGGCCGCGTTGTCAGATGCGGAACAGGAACCGGTGGAAGACAACACCGCTCCTCCGACCGAAGCTCCTCGAATCGAGGTTCCTGTCCAGCAGCAATTTGCATCCCTGCTCGCCGCGTTGAGCGACCGGATCGAGCAACATCCCGGCGGCCACGATCTTCTTGCCGTTCTGCGCATGCTGGAGGGCCAGACCGCGCCGGGCGGCGCGTCCACGGGCATGGACCCCAAAAAGGCAGATGAACCGGCGCCTCCAAGGATCGGCAAAAGTCGCCGGCTGATGGAGGACATCGTTCGGTTCGGGCAGGACCCTTCGAGTGAATTTGCCCCTTCCACCATCGAACGGGCCACGCGGGATGCCGATGGCGGACTGGTGCTGCTGGAACGCTTTCTGGGATTGCTCGGGCCGCAAGGTGGCCTGCCCGCGCCTTACACCGACGAAGCCATCATGCGCGGGCTGCGAGGCGATGACAGCTTTCCGCGCTTTCTTGACGTCTTCAACAATCGCTTTGTCCAGCTGTTTTTCCGGGCCTGGGCCGATGCCCGCCCGATCGTGCAGCATGACAGGCCTGACGATGACCGGTTTCTGACCTATCTCGGCTCGCCCATCGGCCTCGGCGCCCCCATCTACCGTGATCAGGACCGCATCGACGACCGATTGAAGCTGCTCTATGCGGGGCTCACCTCCTCAAAAACCAAGAGCGCGGTGCGGCTGAAAGCGCTCATCACCGGCGTCTTTGGCGTGAAGGTCGAAGTCGATCAATGCGTCGGGACCTGGCTGCACCTCGACCGGGACGATCAGCTGCAACTGGGAGGGTTCGGTCCGGGCGGCGCCGGACAACTGGGTGCGGATACCATTGTCGGCGCCAAGGTCTACAGCGTGAGCGACAAGATCCGTATCCGGATCTTCACACGTTCGCTGGAAGAATACCGTAAGTTCCTGCCGCCAACGCGCACGAAGCCCAACCCCTGGACAGAGAAGCTCTTCGATCTGATCGATTTCTATCTCGGGCTGGAGATCGAGTACGAAATTGAACTTGCCCTTCCCAAACGTTGCGCCTCTTCTGTCAAGATGGATCGAAACAACTCGGCGACACTCGGCCATATCGGCTGGTTGAAGCCGGCGACAGATTCATCGCCGGAAGAGCCAGAGGACGAGGAAGAGATGCTGACAGACACCCGTTTCCGGCCCGTGCGCAGGCACACCACCGTTTATCAATAG
- the tssF gene encoding type VI secretion system baseplate subunit TssF codes for MNREFLDLYNQELIYLREQGAAFAEVYPAVAERLGGLLEDKSDPMLSGLLEGTAFLSARVQLKMKHEFAEFTSNLFEQLYPTALAPIPSMVLARVTPKFGDANLRNGIKIERHAPMEAVFRERQGEVRCRFTLTSPITLTPLELTSAKYLSSAAQVSGLGADMAEDRRARAGLSITLTHRMAEDPELEVSAEEALKKPEFQVAGCRIDELPIRLVGPLDLASKVYEQIFGHTIALYLRTEDAFGQVSLQRLPVSAVQQLGFDEEDALLHNDLRLFTGFDHLRDYFNFPRSFLGFRLTGLRRYLDRIRAKSFDLVFVFDEAESRLPAHVEGKIFALHTAPAVNLFERQTDRVPIKKGQHEFAVITDRTRPLDYEVHSVTEVNAHFSGGEKRPIEPLYSVAPDTEKSGHEWFYTIRRLPRRQSSSEIRRQQPSSYVGTETFITISSGAQATALLQSGKKRLAELSLKVMASNRALAADLPVGSNPDKSETGDFRILEDVGLKVDCVAGPTAPRPPLLSYNERLGEDGHAGAIAWRLINILALNHTGLVHDAAGADGRSFRDILSVFAPLSDNAADRQAQSVRAVSTRPVVRRLQQKSGTGVARGLEVTITLDDKAFEGASAFLLGAVLDRFVAEYASINHFTQCVIATTERGVIMKWPPRIGAKGIL; via the coding sequence ATGAACCGCGAATTTCTGGATCTCTATAATCAGGAACTCATTTATCTGCGCGAACAGGGCGCCGCCTTCGCGGAGGTCTATCCCGCCGTAGCCGAGCGCCTGGGCGGACTTCTGGAAGACAAGTCGGACCCGATGTTGTCCGGTCTGCTGGAAGGCACTGCCTTCCTGTCTGCCCGCGTACAGCTCAAGATGAAGCACGAATTCGCGGAATTCACCTCCAATCTGTTTGAGCAGCTCTATCCGACCGCCCTCGCCCCGATTCCATCAATGGTGCTGGCGCGCGTCACGCCGAAATTCGGCGATGCCAACTTGCGAAACGGCATCAAGATCGAGCGCCACGCGCCCATGGAGGCAGTGTTCCGCGAACGGCAGGGAGAAGTCCGCTGCCGCTTCACCCTGACCTCTCCCATCACCCTGACGCCTTTGGAACTCACCTCGGCAAAGTATCTCAGCTCAGCTGCGCAGGTGTCCGGCCTTGGCGCTGACATGGCCGAAGACCGGCGCGCCCGGGCCGGTCTGTCGATCACATTGACCCACCGCATGGCAGAAGATCCGGAACTGGAAGTTTCTGCGGAAGAAGCGCTCAAAAAACCGGAATTCCAGGTCGCAGGCTGCCGCATTGATGAACTGCCCATCCGGCTGGTGGGCCCGCTGGATCTGGCGTCAAAGGTCTATGAGCAAATCTTCGGCCACACCATCGCGCTTTACCTGCGCACGGAAGATGCTTTTGGCCAGGTCAGCCTGCAGCGGCTGCCGGTGTCCGCTGTTCAGCAACTCGGCTTCGACGAGGAAGATGCGCTTTTGCACAATGACCTCAGGCTGTTCACCGGCTTTGACCATTTGCGCGACTATTTCAACTTCCCGCGCAGCTTTCTGGGCTTTCGTCTTACAGGACTGCGCCGCTATCTCGACCGGATCCGCGCCAAGTCCTTTGACCTGGTGTTTGTCTTCGATGAAGCCGAGTCGCGCCTGCCGGCCCATGTCGAGGGCAAGATATTTGCCCTTCACACAGCACCCGCCGTCAATCTGTTCGAACGCCAGACGGACCGGGTGCCGATCAAGAAGGGGCAGCACGAATTTGCGGTCATCACCGACAGAACGCGACCGCTGGACTACGAGGTTCATTCCGTCACCGAGGTCAACGCACATTTTTCCGGTGGCGAAAAGCGCCCCATAGAACCGCTCTACAGCGTTGCGCCGGACACGGAAAAATCCGGACATGAATGGTTCTATACAATCCGCCGGCTGCCGCGCCGCCAATCGTCGTCGGAAATCCGGCGGCAGCAGCCCAGCTCCTATGTCGGCACGGAGACGTTCATCACCATCTCCAGCGGAGCACAGGCAACGGCACTTTTGCAAAGCGGCAAGAAGCGCCTTGCGGAACTCTCCCTGAAAGTCATGGCGTCCAATCGCGCTCTTGCCGCGGATCTGCCTGTCGGCTCCAATCCGGACAAGTCCGAAACCGGCGACTTCCGCATTCTGGAAGATGTCGGTCTGAAAGTGGATTGCGTTGCCGGTCCGACCGCGCCGCGCCCGCCGCTGCTTTCCTACAACGAGCGGCTTGGGGAGGATGGTCACGCCGGCGCCATTGCCTGGCGCCTCATCAACATACTGGCGCTCAACCATACGGGTCTTGTCCATGATGCGGCTGGCGCCGACGGACGGTCATTCCGAGACATTCTGAGCGTGTTCGCGCCGCTGTCCGACAATGCGGCAGACCGACAGGCCCAATCGGTGCGCGCAGTTTCCACCCGTCCCGTCGTGCGCCGTCTGCAGCAAAAGTCCGGCACTGGCGTTGCGCGAGGTCTGGAAGTCACCATCACGCTGGACGACAAGGCCTTTGAAGGCGCCAGCGCATTCCTTCTGGGGGCTGTGCTCGACCGGTTTGTTGCGGAATACGCGTCCATCAATCACTTCACGCAATGCGTCATTGCCACCACTGAACGCGGTGTCATCATGAAGTGGCCGCCCAGGATCGGTGCAAAGGGGATCTTATGA
- the tssH gene encoding type VI secretion system ATPase TssH gives MADITVENVAYKINSVAYESLDKAMRLTKDAGHRHLELLHWFYYLIRDEKSDLFQILRHFDVDLGTLDKDLQAAIKELKINQTELPSMSKPFREALEGAWFVGTLTFGDYKIRSAYVLISVLGDEAARTQLFRLSSSLNKLKRDEISGNLDAIVDGSGEARARPIDGSGPKAAAAAPGEAPTESIPGGGPGEDALSQFTVDFTARARAEEFDPIVGRDEEIRQVIDVLMRRRQNNPILTGEAGVGKTAIVEGFAQKIVAGDVPPALLGTRLCALDLGLLQAGASMKGEFEKRLRAVIDAVHGSIVPTILFIDEAHTLIGAGGAAGTGDAANLLKPALARGTLRTVAATTWSEYRQHFEKDPALTRRFQPVQVDEPDEEKCFAMVRGLLGPMEEHHQVRILDSAVRSAVSLSHRYIPARQLPDKAVSVLDTASARVNISQAAQPSRLLDLAAKKGFLETEKQALTNDAELGMEQEEKLEALNDAIEETEKKIETVRADWERERKLVAEIRRLNAALTELRGGEAAPHPESAEIEDPEEDNPALVPIDKIELDLDVDLENEDAIREALAAKRAELSEIPEDDRMVYAYVDDEAVASIISDWTGIPVGRMVQDEMQTILNLTDSLNKRVIGQAHGLAMIAKRIETSRAQLGNPDKPIGVFMLCGPSGVGKTETALALAEALYGGEESLITINMSEFQEAHSVSGLKGAPPGYVGYGEGGRLTEAVRRKPYSVVLLDEVEKAHPDVHEIFFQVFDKGWMEDGMGRKIDFRNTLILLTSNVGTEIIMNAASHMLDAPVSTDESQAATDPNAPDPEQLAESLRPALLDVFPPALLGRIVTIPYYPLSPSMLGFIVRLQLNRIVKRVKQNRDATLTYGDDVVAHIVSLCRDPDSGGRMIDNIITNDLLPKLSRAFLTAQLHGEEISEASLKVGADGLDIETTSSAAEAAE, from the coding sequence ATGGCTGACATCACCGTTGAAAACGTAGCCTACAAGATCAACTCGGTCGCTTATGAGAGCCTCGACAAGGCAATGCGGCTGACCAAGGATGCCGGCCACCGGCACCTGGAGCTGCTGCACTGGTTCTACTATCTGATCCGCGACGAGAAGTCGGACCTCTTTCAGATCCTCAGGCATTTCGACGTGGACCTTGGAACCCTCGACAAGGACCTTCAGGCGGCGATCAAGGAACTGAAGATCAATCAGACCGAGCTGCCCTCCATGTCCAAGCCCTTTCGGGAAGCGCTCGAAGGGGCCTGGTTTGTCGGCACGCTCACCTTTGGCGACTACAAGATCCGGTCGGCCTATGTGCTCATCTCCGTCCTCGGCGACGAGGCGGCCCGCACACAATTGTTCCGTCTGTCCTCATCGCTCAACAAGCTCAAGCGGGACGAAATCTCCGGTAATCTGGACGCCATCGTCGACGGCTCCGGCGAAGCGCGTGCGCGTCCGATCGACGGTTCCGGCCCGAAGGCTGCTGCCGCCGCCCCGGGGGAAGCCCCGACGGAATCCATTCCTGGTGGCGGCCCCGGCGAGGATGCGCTGTCCCAGTTCACCGTTGATTTCACAGCCCGTGCCCGGGCGGAGGAATTCGATCCCATTGTGGGACGCGACGAGGAAATCCGGCAGGTCATTGATGTCCTGATGCGCCGCCGGCAGAACAACCCCATCCTGACCGGGGAAGCCGGCGTCGGCAAGACGGCCATTGTGGAAGGCTTTGCGCAGAAGATCGTCGCTGGCGACGTGCCACCTGCGCTGCTGGGCACTCGGCTTTGCGCGCTGGATCTTGGCCTGCTTCAGGCGGGCGCCTCCATGAAGGGTGAATTCGAAAAGCGGCTCAGGGCTGTCATCGACGCCGTTCACGGCTCCATCGTGCCGACCATCCTGTTCATCGATGAAGCGCACACGCTGATCGGCGCTGGTGGTGCGGCGGGTACCGGCGATGCAGCCAACCTGCTCAAGCCCGCCCTCGCCCGCGGCACATTGCGCACCGTAGCTGCCACCACCTGGTCGGAATACCGGCAACATTTTGAAAAGGACCCGGCACTGACCCGCCGGTTCCAACCGGTTCAGGTTGACGAACCGGACGAGGAAAAGTGCTTTGCCATGGTTCGCGGTCTGCTGGGGCCGATGGAAGAACATCACCAGGTGCGCATTCTGGACAGTGCCGTTCGGTCTGCCGTTTCGCTGTCTCATCGCTACATCCCCGCCCGTCAGCTGCCGGACAAGGCCGTCAGTGTCCTGGATACGGCGTCGGCGCGCGTCAACATTTCCCAGGCAGCGCAGCCTTCGCGACTGCTGGATCTCGCCGCCAAGAAGGGTTTTCTGGAGACAGAAAAACAGGCCCTGACCAATGACGCCGAGCTTGGCATGGAGCAGGAGGAAAAACTCGAAGCGCTGAATGACGCCATCGAGGAAACGGAAAAGAAAATCGAAACAGTACGTGCGGACTGGGAGCGTGAACGCAAGCTGGTCGCCGAAATCCGACGCCTGAACGCCGCCCTCACCGAATTGAGAGGTGGAGAAGCCGCACCGCACCCGGAAAGCGCCGAAATCGAAGACCCCGAGGAAGACAATCCGGCTCTGGTGCCGATCGACAAGATCGAACTGGATCTCGATGTCGATCTGGAAAACGAAGACGCGATCCGTGAGGCTCTGGCGGCGAAACGGGCAGAGCTCTCTGAAATTCCGGAGGACGACCGTATGGTCTACGCCTATGTCGATGACGAGGCGGTTGCCAGCATCATCTCCGACTGGACCGGCATTCCGGTCGGCCGCATGGTTCAGGACGAGATGCAGACCATCCTCAATCTGACCGACAGTCTGAACAAGCGCGTGATCGGTCAGGCACACGGGCTGGCAATGATCGCCAAACGCATCGAGACCAGCCGGGCACAGCTCGGCAACCCGGACAAGCCGATCGGCGTGTTCATGCTTTGCGGCCCTTCGGGCGTCGGCAAGACCGAAACCGCCCTGGCCCTGGCCGAAGCGCTCTACGGCGGTGAAGAAAGCCTGATCACCATCAACATGTCGGAATTCCAGGAGGCGCATTCCGTCTCCGGCCTGAAGGGCGCCCCTCCCGGCTATGTCGGATATGGCGAAGGTGGCCGCCTGACCGAAGCTGTCCGGCGCAAGCCCTATTCCGTGGTGTTGCTCGACGAGGTCGAGAAAGCCCACCCGGATGTTCACGAGATCTTCTTCCAGGTATTCGACAAGGGCTGGATGGAAGACGGCATGGGCCGGAAGATCGATTTCCGCAACACTCTCATCCTGCTCACTTCGAATGTCGGCACCGAGATCATCATGAATGCGGCCAGTCACATGCTGGACGCGCCGGTGTCGACCGACGAAAGCCAGGCGGCGACTGATCCCAATGCACCGGATCCCGAACAGCTTGCGGAATCTCTGCGTCCGGCCCTACTGGACGTGTTCCCGCCTGCCCTGCTCGGCCGGATCGTGACGATCCCGTATTATCCTCTGTCACCATCGATGCTCGGCTTCATCGTGCGCCTGCAGCTCAACCGCATCGTCAAGCGCGTCAAGCAGAACCGGGATGCCACGCTGACCTATGGCGACGATGTTGTCGCCCATATCGTCTCGCTGTGCCGGGACCCGGACAGCGGCGGGCGCATGATCGACAACATCATCACCAACGATCTTCTGCCAAAGCTGTCGCGAGCATTCCTGACCGCGCAGCTGCATGGCGAAGAGATATCAGAGGCTAGCTTGAAAGTGGGCGCCGACGGCCTGGACATAGAAACCACAAGCTCGGCTGCCGAAGCGGCGGAATAG
- the tssE gene encoding type VI secretion system baseplate subunit TssE → MAKSTVKMHSPLMWAFRAMDDPDYKAAQERQKQSSKGKNLRSGRRLSRSYGVSEHALLSEVRRDLQALLNTVNLNSTQDLSDFPEVTTSILNYGLPDLSVHIVDTVRIERLADDIREALIRFEPRMDPKTLQVTRDDSIDSDTFKVRFLIKAEIRCDPIRVGSEFVADVDPAFGRIKIIGAT, encoded by the coding sequence ATGGCTAAATCAACCGTGAAAATGCACTCCCCGCTGATGTGGGCTTTCCGGGCGATGGACGACCCGGACTACAAGGCTGCCCAGGAACGGCAGAAACAAAGCTCAAAGGGAAAAAATCTGCGCTCCGGCCGTCGACTGTCCCGCTCCTACGGCGTTTCTGAACACGCCCTTCTGTCCGAAGTTCGCAGAGACCTTCAAGCCCTGCTGAACACGGTCAATCTCAACTCCACACAAGACCTTTCCGATTTTCCGGAGGTCACCACCTCCATCTTGAACTACGGTCTGCCGGATCTGTCCGTCCACATCGTAGATACGGTGCGGATCGAGCGCCTTGCAGATGATATTCGGGAAGCTCTGATCCGGTTTGAACCAAGAATGGATCCCAAGACACTTCAGGTGACCAGGGACGACAGCATTGACAGCGACACGTTCAAGGTCCGGTTCCTGATCAAGGCCGAAATCCGCTGCGACCCGATCCGGGTCGGCAGTGAATTCGTTGCCGATGTCGATCCCGCATTCGGACGTATCAAGATTATCGGGGCGACTTAA
- the tssB gene encoding type VI secretion system contractile sheath small subunit — MASNSGQSFIKRNRPPRVHIFYEDPFDAEQKVELPFVMGIMADLSGDNPGVEKPDIDDRKLLDIDMDNFTKRMEAIEPGTSFTVKDKLSGEDNSKMSVQLRFKSMDDFTPGKVAEQVPALKKLLDARRSLAALRTMMDGRVQAISQLEELTRDPALMQALAQKIEADQSNSADGAAEGDGKEEA, encoded by the coding sequence ATGGCATCGAATAGCGGGCAAAGCTTTATCAAGCGGAACAGGCCTCCGAGGGTTCACATTTTCTACGAAGATCCGTTTGACGCGGAACAAAAGGTCGAGCTGCCATTTGTCATGGGCATCATGGCCGACCTGTCCGGAGACAATCCGGGTGTCGAGAAACCCGACATTGACGATCGCAAGCTTCTCGACATCGACATGGACAATTTCACAAAGCGCATGGAGGCCATCGAACCCGGCACGTCCTTCACCGTGAAAGACAAGCTGTCCGGTGAAGACAACTCCAAGATGAGCGTTCAGCTTCGCTTCAAGAGCATGGACGATTTCACACCCGGCAAGGTGGCCGAACAGGTGCCTGCGCTGAAGAAGCTTCTGGACGCCCGCCGCAGCCTGGCTGCGCTTCGGACCATGATGGATGGCCGCGTTCAGGCGATTTCGCAACTGGAGGAACTGACACGGGACCCCGCTCTGATGCAGGCCCTGGCTCAGAAGATCGAGGCCGATCAATCGAATTCTGCCGACGGTGCGGCAGAAGGCGACGGCAAAGAGGAGGCGTAA
- the tssC gene encoding type VI secretion system contractile sheath large subunit, translating into MSNTDTSAQTSAAAAGEATGEASPEEFASILKQNFRIKDENDTANQLVDNAMSTFLAEALSDQALIKDDVYDTIDEMIAKLDEKLSAQVNEIIHAPEYQKLESAWRGLDYLVHQSETDATLKLQFLNISKRELAGVFKSYRGAKWDQSPLFKQIYEAEFGQLGGQPYGCLVGDYEFSYDPQDITVLRGMAKISAAAHAPFLAAANPQLMQMDSWTELPAKRDLSKIFDTEIHAQWRTLRESEDARYLGLTMPRVLARQPYGAKSDPVEEFAFEEEFGEDTHDNYAWMNSAYAMAANVNRAYKEYGWTVRIRGVESGGLVEELPTHVFETDDGGVDQKCPAEIAISDRREHEISRLGLIPLIHRKNTDQAAFLGAQSVFKPRQFSGPDGKDATASDNLSARLPYMFATTRFAHYLKVMVRNKIGSTKEAPQLQRWLNDWIMDYVDGDPDNSTEETKARKPLREAKVTIVPDEENPGYYRAQFFLRPHYQLEGMDIGMSLASRIPQDGT; encoded by the coding sequence ATGAGCAACACGGATACCAGCGCCCAGACCAGCGCTGCTGCTGCCGGCGAAGCCACGGGAGAAGCCAGCCCGGAAGAGTTCGCCTCGATCCTGAAACAGAACTTTCGCATCAAGGACGAGAACGACACGGCCAATCAGCTTGTTGACAATGCCATGTCGACCTTCCTCGCCGAGGCCCTGTCCGACCAGGCCCTGATCAAGGATGATGTCTATGACACCATCGACGAGATGATCGCCAAGCTGGACGAAAAGCTGAGCGCGCAGGTGAATGAGATCATTCACGCGCCGGAATACCAGAAACTGGAAAGCGCCTGGCGCGGTCTGGACTATCTGGTCCACCAGTCGGAAACGGATGCGACGCTGAAACTGCAGTTCCTGAACATCTCCAAACGGGAACTTGCCGGGGTCTTCAAGAGCTATCGTGGCGCCAAGTGGGACCAGAGCCCGCTGTTCAAGCAGATCTACGAAGCCGAATTCGGCCAGCTTGGTGGCCAGCCTTACGGATGCCTTGTTGGTGACTACGAGTTTTCCTACGACCCGCAGGACATCACGGTTCTGCGCGGCATGGCGAAGATTTCGGCCGCGGCCCACGCTCCTTTCCTGGCGGCTGCCAACCCGCAGCTGATGCAGATGGACAGCTGGACGGAACTGCCGGCCAAACGCGACTTGTCGAAGATCTTCGACACGGAGATCCACGCCCAGTGGCGGACCCTTCGCGAATCCGAAGATGCGCGTTATCTCGGTCTGACCATGCCGCGTGTCCTGGCCCGGCAGCCCTACGGCGCCAAGTCGGATCCGGTCGAAGAATTCGCCTTCGAAGAGGAGTTCGGCGAGGACACGCACGACAATTACGCCTGGATGAACTCCGCCTATGCCATGGCGGCGAACGTCAACCGGGCCTACAAGGAATATGGCTGGACAGTCCGTATCCGCGGCGTTGAAAGCGGTGGATTGGTCGAGGAACTGCCGACCCATGTCTTTGAGACCGATGATGGTGGCGTCGATCAGAAATGCCCTGCCGAGATCGCAATTTCGGACCGGCGCGAACACGAGATCTCCCGCCTTGGGCTGATCCCGCTGATCCACCGCAAGAACACCGATCAGGCGGCTTTCCTCGGGGCTCAGTCCGTGTTCAAGCCACGGCAATTCTCCGGACCGGACGGCAAGGATGCGACCGCTTCCGACAACCTGTCCGCCCGACTGCCCTACATGTTCGCGACCACGCGTTTCGCCCACTACCTGAAAGTGATGGTGCGCAACAAGATCGGTTCGACCAAGGAAGCGCCGCAGCTGCAGCGTTGGCTGAACGACTGGATCATGGACTATGTCGACGGTGATCCGGACAATTCGACCGAGGAAACCAAAGCGCGCAAGCCGCTTCGCGAAGCCAAGGTCACCATCGTGCCCGATGAAGAAAACCCCGGTTATTACCGGGCCCAGTTCTTCCTGCGTCCGCACTATCAGCTGGAAGGCATGGACATCGGCATGAGCCTGGCGTCCCGCATCCCGCAGGACGGCACCTGA
- a CDS encoding type VI secretion system tube protein Hcp produces the protein MAVDFFLELDGIKGEAQDKTHKDKIDVLSWSWGASQSGTTHMGGGSGSGKAHFQDLSITKYVDKSTPVLFQHVSTGKHIAKGTLFVRKAAGDSPLEYIKIEMKDIIVTNISTGGSGSDDRITESCTLNFGEYKYIYTEQKPDGSKGAAPEFAWDIASNEKK, from the coding sequence ATGGCTGTCGATTTTTTTCTGGAACTTGATGGTATCAAAGGTGAAGCACAGGACAAAACCCATAAGGACAAGATTGACGTCCTGTCCTGGTCCTGGGGCGCCTCCCAGTCCGGCACCACCCATATGGGCGGCGGTTCCGGTTCCGGCAAGGCTCATTTTCAGGATCTGAGCATCACCAAATATGTCGACAAATCCACCCCGGTGCTGTTCCAGCATGTTTCCACCGGCAAGCACATCGCCAAGGGCACGCTGTTCGTGCGCAAGGCGGCTGGTGACAGCCCGCTGGAATACATCAAGATCGAGATGAAGGACATTATCGTCACCAACATCTCGACCGGTGGCAGCGGTTCCGACGACCGCATCACGGAAAGCTGCACGCTGAACTTCGGTGAGTACAAATACATCTACACCGAACAGAAGCCGGACGGCTCCAAGGGCGCGGCCCCGGAATTTGCCTGGGACATCGCATCCAACGAAAAGAAATAA